In a single window of the Micromonospora inositola genome:
- a CDS encoding aminoglycoside phosphotransferase family protein — MTLHENEVPIDEAVVRSLLEAQCPEWAGLSLSPAGAGTDNTMYRLGDDLLVRLPRTADKARSVRKEQEWLPRLAPLLACPVPEPVHVGTPTTTFPLSWSVYRWLDGNEAQPDTVQDWAAFGTDLAAFVRELHNIDLMGTTRTGDLSWYRGGCLQPCDQWISTCFEDCRTTVDAELDVETLERLWTAALALPEPSGPHVWLHGDLKPTNLLVQEGKLHAVIDFGGLSVGFPDAEHSTVWDLPPQARQVYWNALDLDDLTWARARAWAIAVGVSGISYYWHTYPAFVAECRARLQAILADATAR, encoded by the coding sequence GTGACGCTGCACGAGAACGAGGTTCCGATCGACGAGGCGGTTGTCAGGTCGCTGCTGGAGGCGCAGTGCCCGGAGTGGGCTGGCCTGTCGTTGTCGCCGGCGGGCGCGGGCACGGACAACACCATGTACCGGCTGGGTGACGACCTGCTCGTGCGACTTCCGCGAACGGCTGACAAGGCGCGGTCCGTGCGGAAGGAGCAGGAATGGCTTCCCCGTCTGGCGCCGCTGCTCGCGTGTCCGGTCCCGGAGCCGGTCCATGTCGGCACGCCCACCACAACGTTCCCGCTTTCTTGGTCGGTCTACCGCTGGCTCGATGGGAACGAAGCCCAGCCGGACACCGTCCAGGACTGGGCCGCCTTCGGAACCGACCTGGCGGCGTTCGTGCGGGAGCTCCACAACATCGACCTGATGGGAACGACTCGCACGGGTGACCTCAGCTGGTACCGCGGAGGCTGCCTGCAGCCCTGCGACCAATGGATTAGCACGTGCTTCGAAGACTGTCGGACCACGGTTGATGCGGAACTCGACGTCGAGACTCTGGAACGGTTGTGGACCGCCGCGCTCGCCCTGCCTGAGCCTTCCGGACCACACGTGTGGCTCCACGGCGACCTCAAGCCCACCAACCTCTTGGTGCAGGAGGGCAAGCTTCACGCGGTCATCGATTTCGGAGGCCTGTCGGTCGGCTTTCCCGACGCCGAGCACTCAACCGTCTGGGATCTGCCGCCCCAAGCACGACAGGTTTACTGGAACGCCTTGGACCTCGACGATCTGACCTGGGCTCGCGCCAGGGCCTGGGCCATCGCGGTGGGCGTCAGCGGAATCTCCTACTACTGGCACACTTATCCCGCCTTCGTCGCCGAATGCCGAGCACGACTTCAGGCGATCCTCGCTGACGCCACTGCACGTTGA
- a CDS encoding DUF885 domain-containing protein has protein sequence MASLDPCVAVVEAGEQDVDGLTDYSPDGHQARADLAAHALRELGTLREALPAATPLHAHLAERLHARIAFHDAGEDLRELHAAATGPLQLIRQAVEAAVPGRGAEGAAFEEGWARVGARLAAIPAALDGYARSLLLAAERGHLPARRQVELVMQRCRNWIDDDVALVDRYGEGRQRASLQAAATGSREAYRKLAGMLTADLAPRAVEEEAFGQQRYALWVRTFLAAQPDLRELYDWGWDEFRAIEAELIAEAKALGGSVPEVLAWLASPDAPGTLHSREAFAAWLQELLEAATERLDGMHFDIPAPLRRIESRVTTSSGIAYTGPSRDLTRPGRVWWSLPEDAASFPTWYAYSTAYHEGVPGHHLHLGSEVCRGGLGQRLNLLGGLSGSQEGWALYAERFMDELGLYEQPGARLGYLYMQLLRAARVVVDIGLHLRLPMPSDDGALWTPDAALELLRDRCHQGPYASAELARYLGRPGQALAYKVGERLWLAGRSSFPGDRRAFHRRALELGSLGLDQLTAALTA, from the coding sequence GTGGCCAGTCTCGACCCCTGCGTAGCGGTCGTCGAGGCCGGCGAGCAGGATGTCGACGGGCTGACCGACTACAGCCCGGACGGCCACCAGGCCCGCGCCGACCTCGCGGCCCACGCCCTGCGCGAGCTCGGGACCTTGCGCGAGGCGCTGCCCGCCGCGACCCCGCTGCACGCTCACCTCGCCGAACGGCTGCATGCCCGCATCGCCTTCCACGATGCCGGGGAGGACCTGCGCGAACTGCACGCTGCGGCCACCGGCCCGCTCCAGCTCATCCGCCAGGCCGTCGAGGCCGCGGTACCGGGCCGCGGCGCCGAGGGCGCGGCCTTCGAGGAGGGCTGGGCTCGTGTCGGCGCGCGCCTGGCCGCGATCCCCGCGGCCCTGGATGGGTACGCCCGCAGCCTCCTACTCGCCGCCGAGCGCGGCCATTTGCCGGCGCGGCGTCAGGTGGAGCTCGTGATGCAGCGCTGCCGCAACTGGATCGACGACGATGTCGCCCTGGTGGATCGCTACGGCGAGGGGCGTCAGCGGGCGTCGTTGCAGGCCGCAGCGACGGGCTCGCGAGAGGCGTACCGGAAACTGGCCGGGATGCTGACCGCGGACCTGGCACCGCGGGCCGTTGAGGAGGAAGCGTTCGGCCAGCAGCGGTACGCACTCTGGGTGCGCACCTTCCTCGCGGCCCAGCCCGACCTGCGTGAGCTGTACGACTGGGGCTGGGACGAGTTCCGAGCGATAGAGGCAGAGCTGATCGCGGAAGCGAAGGCCCTGGGCGGGAGCGTGCCAGAGGTGCTCGCCTGGCTCGCCAGCCCCGACGCGCCCGGCACGCTGCACAGCAGGGAGGCGTTCGCCGCGTGGCTGCAGGAGCTGCTGGAGGCCGCCACCGAGCGACTGGACGGCATGCACTTCGACATCCCCGCCCCGCTGCGGCGCATCGAGTCGCGGGTGACCACGTCGTCCGGCATTGCCTACACCGGGCCGTCGCGGGACCTGACGCGGCCGGGCCGGGTCTGGTGGTCCCTCCCCGAGGACGCAGCGAGTTTCCCCACCTGGTACGCCTACAGCACCGCCTATCACGAGGGCGTTCCCGGCCACCACCTCCACCTCGGCTCCGAGGTCTGCCGGGGCGGCCTCGGGCAGCGGCTGAACCTGCTCGGCGGCCTCTCCGGCAGCCAGGAGGGCTGGGCACTGTACGCCGAGCGGTTCATGGACGAGCTCGGGCTCTATGAACAGCCGGGTGCGCGACTGGGGTATCTATATATGCAGCTCCTGCGGGCGGCACGGGTTGTGGTCGACATCGGCCTGCACCTGCGACTGCCGATGCCGTCCGATGACGGCGCATTGTGGACGCCGGATGCTGCGTTGGAGCTGCTGCGGGACCGCTGTCATCAGGGGCCGTACGCGTCCGCCGAGCTCGCGCGCTACTTGGGCCGGCCAGGGCAGGCGCTGGCCTACAAGGTGGGTGAGCGCCTGTGGCTGGCAGGCCGCTCGTCCTTCCCCGGCGACCGGCGAGCGTTCCACCGTCGGGCGCTGGAACTGGGCTCGCTGGGGTTGGACCAGTTGACGGCCGCCCTGACCGCATGA
- a CDS encoding DinB family protein gives MSEASPQPSPSAASTEAEPLLSVLERNRRTFAWKTSGLDEKSLRATTAASAMTLGGLVKHVALVEADWLAVKLAGQEYGTPWDTVDFDADPDWEWRTGALDSPEDVYAVWRDAVERSRELVAEVIKERGLDGPASFTWPDGRTPTVRAMLLDMVEEYARHTGHADILREAVDGRVGEGAPEDFTV, from the coding sequence ATGAGCGAAGCGTCTCCGCAGCCTTCCCCGTCGGCGGCCTCCACCGAGGCCGAGCCCCTGTTGTCAGTTCTCGAGCGCAACCGGCGGACCTTCGCCTGGAAGACGTCGGGGCTCGACGAGAAGAGTCTGCGCGCGACCACGGCGGCCAGTGCGATGACGCTCGGTGGTCTCGTCAAGCATGTGGCCCTTGTCGAGGCAGACTGGCTGGCGGTCAAGCTCGCCGGACAGGAGTACGGAACCCCGTGGGACACCGTAGATTTCGACGCCGACCCTGACTGGGAATGGCGCACGGGGGCGCTGGACTCTCCGGAAGATGTCTACGCAGTGTGGCGAGACGCTGTGGAGCGTTCGCGCGAACTCGTGGCTGAGGTCATCAAGGAGCGCGGGCTCGACGGGCCGGCGTCCTTCACCTGGCCGGACGGCCGCACGCCTACGGTCCGCGCCATGCTCCTAGACATGGTTGAGGAGTACGCACGACACACGGGCCACGCGGACATCCTCCGAGAGGCAGTGGATGGTCGCGTGGGTGAAGGCGCGCCTGAAGACTTCACCGTCTGA
- a CDS encoding ankyrin repeat domain-containing protein: MADEGGWSRMGLRSWSDLAEVRARLAAGADPNAHQRRRPLHLAAEWGSADVVAELAGLVDDVDVEHDGRTALWVAVQADKSDSARALAAAGANPWRSMMAGWSPGRLSLASRTPGLFAAPPGTQGLSQSESAAVAEAHRLIGVLGDFHYEGFSLSCVGGIDAAEAVRRLEGIVVEYDVRSRWLRPSSTTR; this comes from the coding sequence GTGGCAGACGAAGGCGGATGGTCCCGGATGGGTTTGCGGTCTTGGTCGGACCTCGCCGAGGTGCGTGCGCGGCTCGCCGCTGGCGCCGACCCAAACGCACACCAACGGCGGCGGCCGTTGCATCTGGCGGCTGAATGGGGCTCCGCCGACGTGGTCGCCGAGCTGGCGGGCCTCGTCGATGACGTCGACGTGGAGCACGACGGTCGCACCGCGTTGTGGGTCGCCGTGCAGGCCGACAAATCCGATAGCGCCCGCGCACTCGCTGCAGCCGGCGCGAACCCGTGGCGGTCGATGATGGCGGGCTGGTCGCCAGGGCGCCTGAGCCTGGCCAGCCGTACCCCCGGCCTGTTCGCCGCTCCACCCGGCACTCAAGGCCTGTCGCAGTCCGAGTCTGCCGCCGTTGCGGAGGCACATCGCCTCATCGGTGTGCTGGGCGACTTCCACTACGAGGGTTTCAGCTTGTCCTGCGTGGGCGGTATCGACGCGGCTGAAGCTGTGCGGCGGCTGGAAGGCATCGTCGTCGAGTACGACGTCCGGAGTCGATGGCTGAGGCCTTCGAGTACGACCCGTTGA
- a CDS encoding serine hydrolase domain-containing protein produces MNEIAHISKRAADFCEATQVPGFLAGIYHAGEQAVVAHGVANVATGAPMSEDTKFLFGSITKIMTTTLVLQQVERGTLDLDAPVVDYLPEFRLATPGAAEKIRVRHLVTHTSGIDADLFFPDAVGREALKIYLERLGRECGVLFEPGEYVSYSNGGMIVAGRLLEVVTGRPYHELLERDVFAAAGMASACTSAEQAILRSTAIGHFPDPTTGGIRPTGMFMLPQTWGPAGSTPIGTIEDLLAFGRVHLGDGLAPSGTRVLSARSVARMQSVTYDLSTPNTSPVGLGWLVRSLGGTTVLTMSGASPGGVAVLVVVPEHDLVFAAYGNDSRALALHDELLLWLAGLFGTVETPAYAPEAVDLQPYAGTYRSNQLRVDVRVVDGGLEEQVTYEPADEVQERIFTGFVGGSFTAPPLRYVPVGKDLFAPAGIPLQGLPSHYLVSYHGGAAYRCAGGRMTRRSSV; encoded by the coding sequence ATGAACGAGATCGCACACATCAGCAAGCGGGCCGCCGACTTCTGCGAAGCCACCCAGGTTCCCGGATTCCTCGCCGGCATCTACCACGCCGGAGAGCAGGCCGTCGTCGCTCACGGTGTGGCGAACGTCGCCACCGGAGCCCCTATGAGCGAGGACACCAAGTTCCTGTTCGGGTCCATCACCAAGATCATGACGACGACTCTGGTGCTCCAGCAGGTCGAGCGGGGCACTCTCGACCTCGACGCGCCGGTCGTCGACTACCTGCCGGAGTTCCGGCTGGCCACGCCCGGCGCGGCCGAGAAGATCCGCGTCCGCCACCTCGTCACCCACACCAGCGGCATCGACGCCGACCTGTTCTTCCCGGACGCGGTCGGCCGCGAGGCCCTCAAGATCTACCTGGAGCGGCTCGGCCGCGAGTGCGGCGTTCTCTTCGAGCCGGGCGAGTACGTCAGCTACTCCAACGGTGGCATGATCGTCGCCGGCCGGCTGTTGGAGGTGGTGACCGGCCGGCCATACCACGAGCTGCTCGAGCGTGACGTCTTCGCGGCCGCCGGGATGGCCAGCGCCTGCACCTCCGCCGAGCAGGCCATCCTGCGCTCCACCGCGATCGGGCACTTCCCCGATCCGACCACCGGTGGCATCCGGCCGACCGGCATGTTCATGCTGCCGCAGACGTGGGGGCCGGCCGGCAGCACGCCGATTGGCACCATCGAGGACCTGCTCGCCTTCGGGCGGGTCCATCTCGGCGACGGCTTGGCGCCGTCGGGCACGCGGGTGCTGTCGGCGAGATCGGTCGCGCGTATGCAGTCGGTCACGTACGACCTGAGTACGCCGAACACGTCGCCCGTCGGCCTCGGCTGGCTGGTGCGGTCACTCGGCGGCACGACGGTGCTGACCATGTCCGGGGCCTCGCCGGGCGGAGTGGCGGTGCTGGTCGTCGTGCCGGAGCACGACCTGGTGTTCGCCGCGTACGGCAACGATTCGCGGGCGCTTGCGCTGCACGACGAGCTGCTGCTCTGGCTCGCCGGGCTGTTCGGCACGGTGGAGACGCCGGCCTACGCGCCGGAGGCAGTCGATCTTCAGCCGTACGCGGGGACGTACCGCTCGAACCAGCTCCGGGTCGACGTACGCGTCGTGGACGGCGGACTGGAGGAGCAGGTGACCTACGAGCCGGCGGACGAGGTGCAGGAGCGGATCTTCACCGGCTTCGTTGGTGGCTCGTTCACGGCGCCGCCGCTGCGCTACGTGCCGGTCGGGAAGGATCTCTTCGCCCCGGCTGGGATCCCGTTGCAGGGGCTGCCGTCGCACTATCTGGTGTCCTACCACGGCGGGGCGGCGTACCGGTGCGCCGGCGGTCGGATGACCCGGCGCTCGTCCGTCTGA
- a CDS encoding RNA polymerase sigma factor: MTGPTVEQAITRVHHEEWARVVAGLARRFGDLDVAEEATAEAFVAAAERWPREGVPSNPGGWLATTATRKAIDRLRRESQRDAKHQAARIVYDDTPPEPTGPVEDDRLRLVFTCCHPALALEARVALTLRLLGGLTVPEIARAFLVQETTMARRITRAKAKIKAAHIPYRVPWADDIRDRLAGVLAVVYLVFNEGYLASEGDDPVRVDLTDEAIRLGRLLRTLLPDDGEVAGLLALMLLTDARRPARVSRTGELVTLDEQDRGAWDRTLIAEGNALVRERLEAVAAGGDPPGRYQLQAAINAVHTGAPSARDTDWSTIVALYGRMVLLDPSPIVRLNRAVAVAEVDGPGVGLAEIDRLGEVLDGYHAFHAARADLLRRLGRGGESRAAYDRAIGLAGNPAERAYLTRRRDQLAG; this comes from the coding sequence GTGACTGGTCCCACCGTCGAGCAGGCGATCACCCGTGTCCACCACGAGGAGTGGGCGCGGGTGGTCGCCGGCCTCGCGCGCCGTTTCGGCGATCTCGACGTCGCCGAGGAAGCGACGGCCGAGGCGTTCGTAGCGGCTGCAGAGCGGTGGCCGCGCGAGGGCGTACCGTCCAATCCCGGCGGTTGGCTCGCCACCACCGCGACCCGCAAGGCGATCGATCGGCTCCGTCGCGAGTCGCAGCGCGACGCCAAGCACCAGGCGGCCCGGATCGTGTACGACGACACCCCTCCTGAGCCGACCGGCCCGGTTGAGGATGACCGGCTCAGACTGGTCTTCACCTGCTGCCACCCTGCGCTCGCGTTGGAGGCCCGGGTGGCGCTCACCCTGCGCCTGCTCGGCGGCCTCACCGTCCCCGAGATCGCCCGCGCCTTTCTGGTGCAGGAGACCACGATGGCGCGACGGATCACCCGCGCCAAGGCAAAGATCAAGGCGGCACACATTCCCTACCGGGTGCCCTGGGCCGACGACATCCGCGACCGGCTCGCCGGCGTGCTCGCGGTCGTCTACCTCGTCTTCAACGAGGGCTATCTCGCCAGCGAGGGGGACGACCCGGTGCGCGTCGACCTCACCGACGAGGCGATCCGCCTCGGCCGCCTGCTCCGAACTCTCCTCCCGGACGACGGCGAGGTAGCCGGCCTGCTTGCCCTGATGCTCCTCACTGACGCCCGGCGGCCGGCGCGCGTGTCCCGCACCGGGGAGCTGGTGACCCTCGACGAGCAGGACCGCGGCGCATGGGACCGCACCCTCATCGCCGAGGGCAACGCCTTGGTTCGCGAGCGGCTCGAGGCGGTGGCGGCCGGCGGTGACCCACCCGGGCGCTACCAGCTGCAGGCCGCGATCAACGCGGTCCACACGGGTGCCCCATCCGCCCGAGACACCGACTGGTCCACCATCGTCGCCCTCTACGGCCGCATGGTGCTGCTCGACCCCTCGCCGATCGTGCGGCTCAACCGGGCGGTCGCGGTCGCCGAGGTCGACGGCCCCGGGGTCGGGCTCGCCGAGATCGACCGGCTTGGCGAGGTCCTTGACGGCTACCATGCCTTCCACGCCGCGCGCGCCGACCTGCTGCGGCGACTCGGGCGCGGCGGCGAGTCGCGGGCGGCGTACGACCGGGCCATCGGTCTTGCCGGCAACCCCGCGGAGCGGGCCTACCTCACCCGCCGCCGCGACCAGCTCGCCGGCTGA
- a CDS encoding nucleoside/nucleotide kinase family protein, producing MDQGNRDEMLGLLAEAVGSVTVAHPTRVAIDGPPAAGKTTLADELAVVLREQGRDVIRATIDDFLFPRAQRYPRGEYSAEGCYFDTHDYDALNRVLLDPLGPGGDRRFQHAVYERTGDTALSPPFTTAPADAVLVFDGVFLMRPELIGRWDLRIFVSTALEKTVDRAVIRERRVSSRAEVERRWRERYIPSQRFYFATVHPTDHANIIVHNDEPQLPVWKTQTH from the coding sequence ATGGACCAAGGCAACCGCGACGAGATGCTCGGCCTCCTGGCTGAGGCAGTCGGGTCCGTCACCGTCGCACACCCGACGCGGGTTGCCATCGACGGACCGCCCGCCGCAGGCAAGACCACCCTCGCCGACGAGCTGGCCGTCGTCCTGCGCGAACAGGGCCGCGACGTCATCCGCGCGACGATCGACGATTTCCTCTTCCCCCGGGCACAGCGCTATCCGCGCGGCGAGTACTCGGCCGAAGGCTGCTACTTCGACACCCACGACTACGACGCGCTGAACCGGGTTCTGCTCGATCCGCTCGGCCCGGGCGGAGACCGACGCTTCCAACACGCGGTCTACGAACGCACCGGAGATACTGCGCTGTCCCCGCCGTTCACGACTGCCCCAGCCGACGCCGTACTGGTCTTCGACGGCGTCTTCCTCATGCGCCCGGAACTGATTGGTCGGTGGGACCTGCGCATCTTTGTGTCGACGGCACTCGAGAAAACGGTGGATCGTGCCGTGATCCGAGAGCGCCGGGTGTCGTCTCGGGCCGAAGTCGAACGGCGCTGGCGCGAGCGTTACATCCCCTCCCAACGGTTCTACTTCGCTACGGTCCACCCGACCGATCACGCCAACATTATCGTGCACAACGACGAGCCCCAACTGCCGGTCTGGAAGACCCAAACACACTGA
- a CDS encoding YciI family protein, translating into MTEYLITFNDEWVPDHTAEELREKGTAARAVIEEMQADGVLIFTNGGLDRSTAVCSVEPVDGKPVFTDGPYVETKEHLGGFAVVDVPDDAAARYWAGRLATVLDWPQEVHRFRGPGQARRNGSGEK; encoded by the coding sequence ATGACGGAGTACCTGATCACCTTCAACGATGAGTGGGTGCCCGACCACACGGCGGAGGAGCTGCGCGAGAAGGGCACGGCCGCCCGGGCCGTGATCGAGGAGATGCAGGCCGACGGTGTCCTGATCTTCACCAACGGCGGGCTCGACCGGTCCACCGCGGTGTGCAGTGTCGAGCCGGTTGACGGCAAGCCCGTCTTCACCGACGGCCCGTACGTCGAGACCAAGGAGCACCTCGGCGGCTTCGCCGTCGTGGACGTGCCCGACGACGCGGCGGCGCGATACTGGGCCGGCAGGCTCGCGACCGTGCTCGACTGGCCGCAGGAGGTGCACCGGTTCCGAGGTCCCGGGCAGGCCCGGCGTAACGGCTCTGGGGAGAAGTGA
- a CDS encoding MFS transporter — MRDIPRIVWTLAAGRFVNAAGTFMYFYLFLYLTGPRDLPIGFAGLISGGLGAGMLVGNFTGGWFGDHFGHRRILLVSSAFVGLGTLAIPWLPTAVLAVGMPLLGYAGATSGVSQGALVALAVPAGDRRRSVAVTRAAFNAGCVIGPPLGALLSAYDFTWLFVIDGAVTLLVRAATARLLPTEPPPAPRGVRAHGLWRSVRTDRALLLLLPAIVVVDIVYRQLYSTLPVYLRDHGQPIGLYAALIALGSGMILILEIPATMALRRLPALGIIGAGYALVGLGFGLFGLGTASWLAVAAMVVLTMGEILYKTTATAHVLDAAPPHLVGRYQGLYTGAATSGSMLAPPVGAFVYSVAPAALWPLCAVAAIGAGVLAWRSGRVATPRHEPALAAASDPAPKAAA, encoded by the coding sequence GTGCGTGACATCCCCCGCATCGTCTGGACCCTCGCCGCCGGTCGTTTCGTCAACGCCGCCGGCACGTTCATGTACTTCTACCTGTTTCTGTACCTCACGGGCCCCCGTGACCTGCCGATCGGCTTTGCGGGGCTGATCAGCGGTGGGTTGGGTGCGGGCATGCTGGTCGGCAACTTCACCGGCGGCTGGTTCGGCGACCACTTCGGTCACCGCCGGATCCTGTTGGTCTCGTCGGCCTTCGTCGGGCTGGGCACCCTGGCCATCCCGTGGCTGCCGACGGCAGTCCTCGCGGTGGGCATGCCGCTGCTGGGCTACGCCGGCGCGACCTCGGGAGTGTCGCAGGGCGCGCTGGTTGCCCTCGCGGTGCCCGCCGGCGACCGCCGGCGCTCGGTGGCGGTCACCCGGGCCGCCTTCAACGCCGGCTGCGTGATCGGGCCACCGCTCGGCGCGCTGCTCTCGGCGTACGACTTCACCTGGCTCTTCGTCATCGACGGCGCCGTCACCCTGCTGGTGCGGGCGGCGACCGCGCGGCTGCTGCCCACCGAGCCGCCGCCGGCCCCGCGTGGAGTCCGGGCCCACGGCCTGTGGCGCAGCGTACGCACGGATCGCGCCCTGCTGTTGCTGCTGCCGGCGATCGTGGTCGTGGACATCGTCTACCGGCAGCTCTACTCGACGCTGCCGGTCTACCTGCGCGACCACGGTCAGCCCATCGGCCTCTACGCGGCGCTCATCGCCCTAGGGTCCGGCATGATCCTCATCCTGGAGATCCCGGCGACGATGGCGCTGCGCAGGCTGCCGGCGCTGGGCATCATCGGTGCCGGGTACGCCTTGGTCGGACTCGGCTTCGGGCTGTTCGGCCTCGGCACCGCCAGCTGGCTGGCCGTCGCCGCGATGGTCGTGCTCACGATGGGGGAGATCCTCTACAAGACGACCGCCACCGCGCATGTGCTGGACGCCGCCCCGCCGCACCTGGTCGGCCGGTACCAGGGGCTCTACACCGGCGCTGCAACCAGTGGCAGCATGCTCGCCCCACCCGTCGGCGCCTTCGTCTACAGCGTCGCCCCCGCAGCGCTCTGGCCGTTGTGCGCGGTCGCGGCCATCGGGGCCGGCGTGCTCGCCTGGCGTTCCGGTCGGGTCGCAACGCCGAGGCACGAGCCGGCGCTGGCCGCCGCGTCCGATCCCGCGCCGAAAGCCGCGGCGTAG
- a CDS encoding YciI family protein, with protein sequence MPRYLLSVYGPAERTEFGTYPSQEAMLQAFADTGAFTERLQRDGHFVFADGLEPATTATTVDGQGERPAFTDGPYLETKEYLGGFWVIEAADLDVALALAAEGSKACRGTVEVRPFRTEESVRALLEP encoded by the coding sequence GTGCCCAGGTACCTGCTGTCCGTCTACGGACCGGCCGAGCGCACCGAGTTCGGCACCTACCCCTCCCAGGAGGCCATGCTGCAGGCGTTCGCCGACACCGGCGCCTTCACCGAGAGGCTCCAGAGGGACGGTCACTTCGTCTTCGCCGACGGCCTGGAGCCCGCGACGACCGCCACCACCGTCGACGGGCAGGGCGAGAGGCCGGCCTTCACGGACGGGCCCTACCTGGAGACGAAGGAGTACCTCGGCGGCTTCTGGGTCATCGAGGCGGCCGACCTCGACGTGGCCCTGGCGCTTGCCGCCGAGGGGTCGAAAGCGTGCCGCGGCACGGTCGAGGTGCGTCCCTTCCGAACCGAGGAATCCGTCCGAGCGCTGCTGGAGCCGTGA